A stretch of Lysinibacillus agricola DNA encodes these proteins:
- a CDS encoding FAD-dependent monooxygenase codes for MNYQADVCIVGAGPGGALLSHLLAKKGLSVILLEQNAALGQAFRGEHLNEEGEAVLKSHELFEAVEALGLLRMGKLEYYTEGRAFKTILPDKVVGHLGIHVPQTNLLKGILQETQHFPHFSCFLNTKVTKLIVDSSGRYTGVIATRDGETIEISSQLIIGADGRYSTIRKQAHIDFQKRKHGFDLLWAKIPAPQGWEPSIKMALIGDKQLSLFTQVGGFIQIGWNIEQGSFPQLRKKAFTPFIQQLTDQFPELSDTVMGHIKSWQDFVLLDVFSSHSNSWGTKGLVLLGDAIHTMTPTGAFGLNSALKDAECLASLLNKNTLAHFDVQDFQQIREQDIEEVLAKQIEKEQTFAANFINKAS; via the coding sequence GTGAATTATCAAGCAGATGTTTGTATCGTAGGGGCTGGGCCAGGTGGAGCACTTCTTTCGCACTTACTAGCGAAAAAAGGTCTTTCCGTAATATTACTGGAACAAAACGCAGCACTTGGGCAGGCATTTCGCGGAGAGCATTTAAACGAGGAGGGCGAGGCTGTTTTAAAAAGTCATGAGCTTTTTGAAGCAGTCGAGGCGCTCGGCTTATTACGTATGGGAAAGCTTGAATATTACACAGAAGGTAGAGCATTTAAAACCATTTTGCCTGATAAAGTTGTAGGACATTTAGGTATTCATGTGCCGCAAACAAATCTATTAAAGGGTATTTTACAAGAAACACAGCATTTTCCGCACTTTTCTTGTTTCCTAAATACTAAGGTGACGAAGCTCATAGTTGATTCTTCGGGCAGATATACGGGTGTAATCGCAACAAGAGATGGAGAAACAATTGAAATTAGTAGTCAGTTAATTATCGGTGCTGATGGTCGTTACTCTACTATTCGTAAGCAAGCGCATATTGACTTTCAAAAGCGTAAACATGGCTTTGATTTACTGTGGGCTAAAATTCCTGCCCCACAAGGTTGGGAGCCATCGATAAAAATGGCATTAATCGGTGATAAGCAGCTATCATTGTTCACACAAGTAGGTGGGTTCATTCAAATCGGCTGGAATATTGAACAAGGAAGTTTTCCTCAGCTCAGAAAAAAAGCATTTACACCATTTATCCAACAGCTTACGGATCAATTTCCAGAATTATCTGATACTGTTATGGGACATATAAAATCTTGGCAAGATTTCGTATTGCTCGATGTATTCAGTAGTCATAGTAACTCTTGGGGAACAAAGGGACTTGTACTATTAGGTGATGCTATTCACACGATGACACCAACAGGAGCATTTGGGCTTAATAGTGCACTCAAGGATGCAGAATGTCTTGCGTCACTATTAAATAAAAATACGCTTGCTCATTTTGACGTACAAGATTTTCAACAAATACGCGAGCAAGACATTGAGGAAGTATTAGCGAAGCAAATTGAAAAAGAGCAAACATTCGCGGCTAACTTCATAAACAAGGCTTCTTGA
- a CDS encoding acyl-CoA dehydrogenase family protein, with product MSEMKDMIVDVVERMLKEKVDKDLVDTVEQGNWAPELWDLFKENGMTAVAITEENGGAGGDIEDLLNIVRLTGKYAAPIPFAETTFANYLLEFTSLQVIEDLATYMLCPNQAFTLENGKLTGEAIQIPWARHTKHLVTLAHSLEGTHLVEIDLSQAEIKHGTNLAGEPRDTAIFHHANVSQVSAVLSPDKMHAITTLNTAFQLALMTGAIDKINDLTVQYTKEREQFGRPIHRFQLVQQHIVHLAGETAIALAAFNNVTEALQMNKQNSEVAYARIRFEEIIQTVTTIAHQVHAAIGTTHEHSLHQFTRRLWSWRDEGASTSSWTNLVATQLLENSGDSLWGYLTSFSSSSPLLKVEG from the coding sequence ATGAGTGAAATGAAAGACATGATCGTTGATGTTGTAGAGCGCATGTTAAAAGAAAAAGTGGATAAAGATTTAGTCGATACAGTAGAACAAGGTAATTGGGCACCAGAACTATGGGATCTGTTTAAAGAAAACGGTATGACTGCTGTAGCCATTACAGAAGAAAATGGAGGTGCAGGTGGCGATATAGAGGATTTATTGAATATTGTGCGTTTAACTGGAAAATACGCTGCACCGATTCCATTCGCAGAAACAACATTTGCAAATTATTTATTAGAGTTCACTAGTTTACAAGTAATTGAGGATTTGGCGACGTATATGCTCTGCCCTAACCAAGCCTTTACGTTAGAGAATGGCAAATTAACGGGAGAGGCGATTCAAATCCCTTGGGCACGCCATACAAAACACCTAGTGACACTTGCCCATAGCTTGGAGGGTACACATCTTGTAGAAATAGATTTAAGCCAAGCAGAAATTAAGCATGGTACGAATTTAGCAGGCGAACCTCGTGATACCGCGATATTCCATCATGCTAATGTTTCCCAAGTATCTGCTGTGTTATCACCTGACAAGATGCACGCTATAACAACACTCAATACAGCCTTTCAATTAGCACTGATGACTGGTGCCATCGATAAAATAAATGACTTAACTGTTCAATATACAAAAGAACGTGAGCAATTCGGTCGTCCGATTCATCGCTTTCAGCTCGTTCAGCAGCATATTGTACATTTGGCAGGTGAAACGGCTATTGCATTAGCAGCATTTAATAATGTAACAGAAGCCCTTCAGATGAACAAACAAAATAGTGAGGTTGCATACGCCCGCATTCGTTTTGAAGAAATCATTCAAACAGTGACAACCATTGCACATCAAGTACACGCTGCAATTGGTACAACACACGAACATAGTTTGCATCAATTTACACGCAGACTTTGGTCTTGGCGCGATGAAGGTGCTAGCACCTCTTCTTGGACTAATTTGGTCGCAACACAACTCTTGGAAAATAGCGGAGATAGTCTATGGGGATATTTAACATCATTTAGCTCAAGCTCTCCCCTTCTCAAAGTGGAAGGATAG
- a CDS encoding amino acid permease, with the protein MGALQKSLKTRHITMISIGGVIGTGLFVGTGKNILSTGPAAVVSYTIACLLIVLIMQMVGEMASGEIVLGKKSGGSAELGSFASYAGKYIGPWAGFTVGWLYWASWVFIVGLEAALIGGMLHNWFPMIPTWLGSVGITLLMTIINIYSVKSFGEFEYWLSFVKVTAIAVFLVVGIAMILGIWPNYEPKGLGILTEFGGFAPNGIVPILTAIVFVIFSICGAEVAAIAAAESENPAKNIVRAIRNVVFRLGLFFVGSVAIMVLIIPWNDSKMLAAPYANILTIAGLPIAAQLIQIVIFISLISVLNSALYTSSRMLLEMSRQGDAPKIFSQIKNRRGVPVPAIIGSTVVAYICAMLYFISPEVIFYFLGNCVGGLMIAVYIFIAISQIRFRRYYDKVSDEPLAIKMWLFPYLSYVAIGILTVVYLCQALIGSLRSQFYLSTSVLIGSVVLFMIMRKLSTRSAEQIEEKLASE; encoded by the coding sequence ATGGGAGCTTTGCAAAAATCACTGAAAACACGGCATATTACAATGATTTCCATTGGAGGGGTTATTGGTACAGGGCTATTCGTCGGGACAGGGAAAAATATTTTAAGTACCGGCCCAGCAGCGGTGGTTTCATATACGATTGCGTGCTTACTCATAGTTCTAATCATGCAAATGGTTGGGGAAATGGCATCAGGAGAAATAGTATTAGGGAAGAAATCAGGTGGTTCGGCAGAGTTAGGTTCATTTGCTTCATATGCAGGAAAGTATATTGGTCCATGGGCAGGTTTTACAGTAGGCTGGCTTTATTGGGCAAGCTGGGTGTTTATTGTAGGGTTAGAAGCAGCACTCATAGGGGGAATGTTGCATAATTGGTTTCCGATGATTCCAACTTGGCTAGGAAGTGTAGGCATAACATTATTGATGACAATTATTAATATTTATTCAGTAAAATCATTTGGTGAGTTCGAATATTGGCTTTCCTTCGTTAAAGTTACAGCTATTGCCGTATTTTTAGTAGTTGGTATAGCAATGATTTTAGGCATTTGGCCAAATTATGAACCGAAGGGGTTAGGTATTTTAACAGAATTTGGTGGATTTGCACCAAATGGTATTGTCCCAATTTTAACCGCAATTGTTTTTGTCATTTTCTCAATTTGTGGTGCTGAGGTTGCAGCCATCGCGGCAGCAGAGTCTGAAAATCCAGCGAAAAATATTGTTCGCGCCATTCGCAACGTTGTATTTCGCTTAGGTTTATTTTTCGTAGGTTCAGTAGCCATTATGGTTTTGATTATACCTTGGAATGATTCAAAAATGTTGGCAGCACCTTACGCAAATATTTTAACGATAGCGGGGCTTCCTATTGCTGCTCAACTAATTCAAATCGTCATTTTTATTTCACTTATCTCTGTTTTAAATTCCGCTCTTTATACAAGCTCACGTATGTTACTTGAAATGTCGCGTCAAGGGGATGCACCAAAAATATTCTCGCAAATTAAAAATCGTCGGGGTGTACCTGTACCGGCTATTATTGGCAGTACAGTGGTAGCGTATATTTGTGCGATGCTATACTTCATTTCACCTGAAGTCATTTTCTATTTTTTGGGTAATTGTGTTGGAGGATTAATGATCGCTGTTTATATTTTCATTGCTATTTCACAAATTCGTTTCCGGCGTTATTATGACAAGGTTTCAGATGAGCCATTAGCGATTAAAATGTGGCTATTCCCATACCTATCGTATGTCGCAATTGGTATATTAACAGTCGTTTATTTATGCCAAGCCCTCATCGGATCTTTACGCTCTCAATTCTATTTAAGTACATCAGTATTAATTGGCTCAGTTGTATTGTTCATGATTATGCGAAAACTGTCGACAAGATCAGCGGAGCAAATAGAGGAAAAGCTTGCCTCGGAATAG
- a CDS encoding acyl-CoA dehydrogenase family protein, translating to MFHLPTVQFTQEQEQFRLDVRTFLQDELAKGTFTSKCDSWLSGDDPEFSKLIGQKGWIGLTWPKKYGGQERSTIDRYILTEEFLAVGAPVAAHWFADRQTGPLLLRYGTEEQREYFLPKIVKGECYFGIGLSEPNSGSDLASVSTRAEKVEGGWLVNGQKIWTSNAHLCHYMVTLVRTSAFDGKNKHAGLSQLIVDLHAEGVTVVPIKFLTGEHHYNEVFFDNVFVPDNMVVGEIGNGWAQGLAELAFERSGPERILSTFPLIDELIQELKRQNNLEGLKQASKIVARLWSLRNLSIGVAQLLETGNSEDVSIPAALVKAFGTKFEQSIPEITRLIIQTYPTLDAHRKIDRFMAESILHAPGFTIRGGTSEVLYGVVAKGVIAQ from the coding sequence ATGTTTCATTTACCAACTGTGCAATTTACACAAGAGCAGGAACAATTTCGCTTAGATGTCCGAACATTTCTACAAGATGAATTAGCAAAAGGGACCTTCACGTCTAAATGTGACTCTTGGCTAAGTGGAGATGATCCAGAATTCTCTAAATTAATTGGTCAAAAAGGCTGGATTGGTTTAACTTGGCCTAAAAAATATGGTGGCCAAGAGCGTAGTACTATTGATCGATACATTTTAACGGAGGAGTTTTTAGCCGTTGGTGCTCCAGTTGCAGCTCATTGGTTTGCCGATCGCCAAACAGGACCACTTCTTTTACGATATGGGACAGAAGAGCAGCGTGAATATTTCTTACCGAAAATTGTAAAAGGTGAATGCTACTTTGGCATAGGTTTAAGTGAACCAAATAGTGGGTCTGACTTAGCTTCAGTCAGTACACGTGCTGAAAAAGTAGAAGGTGGCTGGTTAGTCAATGGTCAAAAAATATGGACGAGTAATGCTCATCTTTGCCATTATATGGTTACTTTAGTACGTACAAGTGCTTTTGATGGTAAAAATAAACACGCAGGGCTTAGTCAGTTAATCGTCGATTTACATGCAGAAGGTGTAACCGTTGTTCCCATTAAATTTTTAACTGGTGAACATCATTACAACGAAGTGTTCTTTGACAATGTTTTTGTACCTGACAATATGGTAGTTGGAGAAATTGGTAATGGCTGGGCTCAAGGTTTAGCTGAGCTTGCCTTTGAGCGCAGTGGCCCAGAGCGAATATTGAGTACATTCCCATTAATTGATGAGCTTATTCAAGAGTTAAAGCGCCAAAACAATTTAGAAGGTTTAAAACAAGCGTCAAAAATTGTAGCCCGTCTTTGGAGTCTACGGAATTTGTCAATTGGAGTAGCCCAGCTTTTAGAAACTGGTAATAGTGAAGACGTATCTATTCCCGCAGCACTTGTAAAAGCATTCGGGACGAAATTCGAGCAAAGTATTCCTGAAATCACACGCTTAATCATCCAAACTTATCCAACCCTTGACGCGCATCGTAAAATCGATCGCTTTATGGCTGAATCCATTTTGCATGCACCAGGTTTTACAATTCGAGGAGGAACTTCAGAGGTATTATATGGCGTTGTAGCGAAAGGGGTTATAGCACAATGA
- a CDS encoding 5' nucleotidase, NT5C type, with the protein MKFGFDIDDTLIDLRAHAFSLYNTKLGKNVALEAFQALQRVEIHEPFGLTDAEGSAMWSSSLEEIYFTDCPSFEGALETLQALAQQGHDIYYITSRPKQHCKQTSEWMKAQGFPITEGHFFCGMQDTEKVAIIKELALDVYVDDKPAVLETLQDVKTKVILKNQSYNQHVELPRLNHWHDFLELVNN; encoded by the coding sequence ATGAAATTTGGCTTTGATATAGATGACACACTTATTGATTTACGAGCACACGCTTTTTCACTCTATAATACAAAACTTGGCAAAAATGTTGCACTAGAAGCATTTCAAGCTTTGCAAAGAGTTGAAATTCACGAACCTTTTGGATTAACAGATGCTGAAGGATCGGCGATGTGGAGTAGTTCATTAGAGGAAATTTATTTTACGGATTGTCCTTCTTTTGAGGGAGCACTAGAAACGCTCCAAGCTTTGGCACAGCAGGGACATGATATATATTATATTACCTCGCGTCCCAAACAGCATTGTAAGCAAACAAGTGAATGGATGAAAGCACAAGGATTTCCAATCACAGAAGGTCATTTTTTCTGCGGAATGCAGGATACAGAAAAAGTGGCAATCATCAAAGAGCTAGCTTTAGATGTTTATGTAGATGATAAACCAGCTGTATTAGAAACACTTCAAGATGTGAAAACAAAAGTAATTTTAAAAAATCAATCGTATAACCAGCATGTTGAACTGCCACGCTTAAATCATTGGCATGACTTTTTAGAATTAGTAAATAATTAA
- a CDS encoding enoyl-CoA hydratase/isomerase family protein, whose translation MTDLLFEVQDHVATITLNRPEAYNAFSEEMISKWIEALENVRDSEDIRVVIVKGNGKSFCAGGDIKAMQAGEGFFQSEDDISSTGLARKNSLWKKIQRIPLLLEEIDKPVIAQVHGFAMGAGLDMALMCDIRIAAKSTKISESYINVAIVPGDGGAYYLPKLIGIDQALDMFWTARVLTADEAKDKGVVTFVVEDHELDEYTLNYAKELASRPTTTLQFIKRAVYQSQKMDLRTALDYISSQMAIVTELDDFKEGVSAVVEKRKPVYK comes from the coding sequence ATGACTGATTTACTTTTTGAAGTGCAAGACCATGTTGCCACAATTACATTAAATAGACCTGAGGCGTACAATGCTTTCAGTGAAGAAATGATCTCTAAATGGATTGAAGCCCTTGAAAATGTCCGTGATTCAGAGGATATTCGTGTCGTCATCGTAAAAGGTAATGGGAAATCATTTTGCGCTGGTGGCGATATTAAGGCCATGCAAGCTGGTGAAGGATTTTTCCAAAGCGAGGACGATATCTCTTCAACAGGTTTAGCACGCAAAAATTCTCTTTGGAAAAAGATTCAGCGTATCCCCCTTCTCCTTGAAGAAATTGATAAGCCTGTTATTGCACAGGTACATGGGTTTGCAATGGGCGCAGGACTTGATATGGCCTTAATGTGCGATATACGGATTGCCGCAAAATCTACAAAGATCTCAGAAAGCTATATTAACGTTGCGATCGTGCCGGGCGATGGTGGCGCTTATTATTTACCAAAATTAATCGGCATCGATCAAGCATTGGATATGTTCTGGACAGCTCGTGTATTAACTGCTGATGAAGCAAAGGACAAAGGTGTTGTGACATTTGTTGTAGAAGACCATGAACTTGACGAATACACATTAAATTATGCAAAGGAATTAGCGAGTCGCCCAACCACGACATTACAATTCATTAAGCGTGCTGTTTATCAAAGTCAAAAGATGGATTTACGTACTGCGCTTGACTATATTTCATCACAGATGGCCATTGTAACAGAGCTAGATGATTTTAAAGAAGGTGTAAGCGCAGTCGTAGAAAAACGTAAGCCTGTTTATAAATGA
- a CDS encoding CaiB/BaiF CoA transferase family protein: protein MQPLENIRVLDLSRVYAAPAGSMMLADLGAEVIRIEHPDGSDSMRDWGPFVNEQSTYYLCANRNKKSITLDLKTIEDRERFKELVKDADVVLENFKTGDMERMGLSYEELIKVNPRIIYCAVTGFGQTGPLAHEPGFDPVIQAMSGLMHVTGSAEGEATKVGVPIADILTSNYVVISILAALRMRDQTNTGQFIDLALLDIQMSSLANVASAYLNTGFISERLGNRHNNVAPYQVFNCEDGPLMICVGTDGQFKKFCTMLKREEWANDPRFLTNTMRKQHEAELVQMITDMTMTKKRDEWITLLQQYKIPGGRVNTIAEALEQPQFMARDMIGEIEHEQYGTIRFIKNPLKFSDLTIQYKLAPPILGEHTNEFQKSSLQK, encoded by the coding sequence ATGCAACCTCTTGAAAATATTCGAGTGTTAGATTTATCACGTGTATATGCTGCTCCTGCTGGCTCCATGATGTTGGCCGATTTAGGGGCAGAAGTAATTCGTATTGAACATCCGGATGGCTCTGATAGTATGCGTGACTGGGGACCATTTGTGAATGAACAAAGCACGTATTATTTATGTGCGAATCGCAATAAAAAATCTATCACGTTAGATTTAAAAACAATAGAAGACAGAGAAAGATTTAAAGAGCTTGTCAAAGATGCGGATGTCGTACTCGAAAATTTTAAGACGGGTGATATGGAGCGGATGGGGCTAAGCTATGAGGAACTAATAAAAGTGAATCCAAGAATCATATATTGTGCAGTAACAGGATTCGGTCAAACTGGTCCTCTTGCTCACGAACCAGGCTTCGACCCAGTTATTCAAGCAATGAGTGGTTTAATGCATGTCACTGGCTCAGCTGAAGGAGAGGCAACAAAAGTTGGTGTTCCTATTGCAGATATTTTAACCTCTAATTATGTTGTCATTAGTATTTTAGCCGCTCTACGAATGCGCGATCAAACAAATACAGGGCAATTTATTGACTTAGCTTTATTAGACATTCAAATGAGTAGCTTAGCGAATGTAGCAAGCGCTTATTTAAATACAGGCTTTATCTCAGAACGTCTAGGTAATCGTCATAATAATGTTGCTCCGTATCAAGTATTTAATTGTGAGGATGGCCCCTTAATGATTTGCGTTGGTACAGATGGACAATTTAAAAAGTTTTGCACGATGTTGAAACGTGAAGAATGGGCCAATGATCCGCGCTTTTTAACAAATACGATGCGCAAGCAACATGAAGCGGAGCTAGTTCAGATGATTACTGACATGACAATGACAAAAAAACGGGATGAATGGATTACCTTATTACAACAATACAAAATCCCTGGAGGACGTGTGAATACGATTGCTGAAGCACTAGAACAACCGCAATTTATGGCACGCGACATGATTGGTGAAATAGAGCACGAACAATATGGTACAATCAGATTCATCAAAAACCCGTTAAAGTTCTCTGATTTAACTATTCAATATAAATTAGCACCACCGATACTTGGAGAACATACAAATGAATTCCAAAAGTCCTCTCTACAAAAATAA
- a CDS encoding IclR family transcriptional regulator has product MNQEIFEKNYTMSSLHKAIKVLKAFTKDEPSLSLTELSKKTGISISSLQRFVSTFVYEGFLHKDERTKRYQLGHSLLYLGNLVKEESSLIIVAEPILKKLNEEIGESVSMNIIDGLERRCILNYDSTYPLSTKMFVGDTSPLYAGASSKILLAFMPNVEEYVENISLEPITDKTLLSKEQLLKELQQIRLQRYAKSNSERVRGACSVSAPILNASHQIIASVTLVIPEIRYSDYDENQLIETIQSVALDIEKQLY; this is encoded by the coding sequence ATGAATCAAGAGATTTTCGAAAAAAACTATACAATGTCATCGTTGCACAAAGCTATTAAAGTGTTAAAAGCTTTCACAAAAGATGAGCCTAGCCTTTCCCTAACTGAGTTAAGTAAAAAAACAGGGATAAGCATTTCCAGTTTACAGCGTTTCGTTTCTACCTTTGTGTACGAAGGCTTTCTTCACAAAGATGAGCGTACAAAGCGCTATCAATTAGGTCATTCACTTCTCTATTTAGGAAATTTAGTAAAAGAAGAATCAAGTCTTATCATTGTCGCAGAACCTATTTTAAAAAAGCTGAACGAAGAAATCGGCGAAAGTGTTTCCATGAATATTATTGATGGATTGGAGAGACGATGTATTTTAAACTATGATTCAACATATCCGCTTTCAACGAAAATGTTTGTTGGTGACACCTCTCCCCTTTATGCAGGTGCATCATCTAAAATATTGCTCGCATTTATGCCAAATGTTGAAGAATATGTAGAGAATATCAGTCTTGAACCCATCACAGATAAGACATTACTTTCAAAAGAGCAGTTGTTGAAGGAATTACAGCAAATCCGTTTACAACGTTATGCGAAAAGTAATAGCGAACGTGTGCGTGGAGCATGTTCTGTGTCAGCACCGATTTTAAATGCTTCTCACCAAATCATCGCATCCGTGACACTGGTCATACCAGAAATACGCTACAGCGACTATGATGAAAATCAGTTAATTGAAACCATTCAAAGCGTTGCATTAGACATCGAAAAGCAATTGTATTGA
- the rpoN gene encoding RNA polymerase factor sigma-54 has product MQMAIKTSQKVMQVLSAQLVQHLEILQYSSNELEQFIYDKANENPLLVVTDATVKSQYEEIMQLASYSLKSYTAQNNGLLNNSFNPIEMKLAAKESYEQFLLEQVPMHKNLSSVDLKILTFLIQSLDDRLFLDVDLEIVAHKFKTNVLHVEALLDLLQTFEPVGVGARNYKEYLLIQVDRDALAPKWTSQFIKTDLELVAAQSIKQLSKKYKTSTQEVKKTVHYIKNLKPVVTGDKFETIPYVIPEIEVERLGEEWLIKLNRGYLPIVSIDKHYVEILKNEPNCKTYFQNTMKDALLLLQGIEQRDKTLYELARLLVELQEDFFYKGIEAIKPMRLKDVADILNLHVSTISRAVRGKYIKTSQGVYALQSLFTKGVMNISGKMDSIMYIKKRLKQLIEAEDKQKPLTDQQITNILSTDGIHISRRTVAKYREEMNIMSSFNRVYG; this is encoded by the coding sequence ATGCAAATGGCTATCAAAACTTCCCAAAAAGTAATGCAAGTTTTATCAGCGCAACTAGTACAGCACTTAGAAATACTGCAATATTCATCCAATGAGCTAGAACAATTTATTTATGACAAAGCTAATGAAAATCCACTGTTAGTTGTCACTGACGCAACGGTGAAAAGTCAATATGAGGAAATTATGCAATTAGCAAGCTATTCCTTAAAAAGTTATACTGCGCAAAATAATGGATTGCTAAATAATTCATTTAATCCTATTGAGATGAAACTTGCTGCAAAAGAAAGCTATGAGCAGTTTTTATTGGAACAAGTACCTATGCATAAAAATTTATCTTCAGTAGATTTAAAAATCTTAACGTTTTTAATTCAATCCTTAGATGATCGTCTATTTTTAGATGTTGATTTAGAAATTGTTGCACATAAATTTAAAACAAATGTTTTGCATGTAGAGGCACTATTGGATTTACTTCAAACTTTCGAGCCAGTAGGAGTAGGAGCGCGTAATTATAAAGAGTATTTACTTATTCAAGTGGACAGGGATGCACTTGCACCAAAATGGACCTCCCAATTTATCAAAACGGATTTAGAGCTAGTGGCAGCGCAGAGCATTAAACAGTTAAGTAAAAAGTATAAAACTTCTACACAAGAAGTGAAGAAAACTGTCCACTATATAAAAAATTTAAAACCGGTGGTGACAGGAGATAAATTCGAAACGATTCCATATGTCATTCCTGAAATCGAAGTAGAGAGATTGGGGGAGGAATGGCTGATTAAATTAAATCGTGGCTATTTACCAATTGTTTCAATCGATAAACATTATGTTGAAATTTTAAAAAACGAACCAAATTGTAAAACATATTTTCAAAACACAATGAAAGATGCTCTTTTATTATTACAAGGAATTGAACAACGTGATAAAACACTTTACGAATTAGCTAGATTGTTAGTGGAATTGCAAGAGGATTTTTTCTATAAAGGAATTGAGGCAATAAAGCCTATGCGGTTAAAAGATGTAGCTGACATTTTAAATCTACATGTGTCTACGATTAGTCGAGCTGTTCGTGGAAAATATATCAAAACCTCTCAAGGTGTCTATGCTTTACAATCGTTGTTTACAAAAGGAGTAATGAATATTTCAGGGAAAATGGATTCTATTATGTATATTAAAAAGCGACTCAAACAGTTGATTGAAGCTGAGGATAAACAAAAACCTTTAACAGATCAGCAGATTACAAATATTTTAAGTACTGACGGTATCCATATATCCAGACGGACAGTAGCGAAGTACAGGGAAGAAATGAATATTATGAGTTCATTCAATCGAGTATATGGATAG
- the ribD gene encoding bifunctional diaminohydroxyphosphoribosylaminopyrimidine deaminase/5-amino-6-(5-phosphoribosylamino)uracil reductase RibD — translation MTTDEKYMQLALDLAASAKGNTNPNPLVGAVIVKDGVIVGTGLHRKAGEPHAEVHAFRMAGEHAKGATLYVTLEPCSHFGKTPPCANLVKDSAVSRVVVAMQDPNPTVAGRGIQLLREAGIEVEVGVLEAQARRLNERFIHNMLTKRPFIISKYAMTLDGKIAAHTGHSKWVTGEAAREDVHRIRHEVDGILVGVGTVLADNPSLTTRLKEDYGKNPVRIIMDSSLRTPAHANVLNVEEAKTIIVCSEDASSEKIATIKEKGITVMPVRSDEEGLMIDDMLEKLYQHGITDILVEGGSTVNSSFLQQGAINKYMIYIAPKVLGGRLSLTPIAGQNPSTMDEAWDVEFSSFEQVGQDLRIIAYPKKGEEK, via the coding sequence ATGACAACAGATGAAAAATATATGCAGCTAGCACTTGATTTAGCTGCTAGTGCAAAAGGGAATACGAACCCTAATCCACTTGTAGGGGCTGTAATCGTGAAAGACGGTGTAATTGTTGGAACAGGTTTACACAGAAAAGCAGGTGAACCCCATGCAGAGGTGCATGCATTCCGTATGGCAGGAGAACATGCTAAAGGTGCAACACTTTATGTAACTCTTGAGCCATGTTCACATTTTGGAAAAACACCTCCTTGTGCAAATTTAGTGAAGGATTCAGCAGTTAGTCGTGTTGTTGTAGCAATGCAAGATCCTAATCCTACTGTAGCTGGGCGTGGTATTCAACTATTACGAGAAGCGGGTATTGAGGTAGAGGTGGGTGTTTTAGAAGCTCAAGCTCGCCGTTTAAATGAACGCTTTATTCACAATATGCTAACAAAACGACCATTTATTATTTCAAAATACGCGATGACCTTAGATGGCAAAATAGCTGCCCACACAGGACATTCCAAGTGGGTAACTGGAGAGGCAGCACGTGAAGATGTTCACCGTATTCGTCATGAGGTAGATGGAATACTAGTTGGTGTTGGTACTGTTTTAGCCGATAATCCATCCTTAACGACAAGGTTAAAAGAAGATTACGGAAAAAATCCAGTACGCATTATTATGGATAGCTCACTTCGTACACCAGCTCATGCCAATGTTCTAAATGTAGAAGAAGCTAAAACGATTATTGTTTGCAGTGAGGATGCAAGCTCAGAAAAAATAGCAACAATAAAAGAAAAGGGTATAACGGTAATGCCAGTTCGCAGCGATGAAGAAGGGCTTATGATTGATGATATGCTTGAAAAGCTTTATCAGCATGGTATTACTGATATTTTAGTAGAGGGCGGAAGTACCGTAAACTCTTCATTTTTACAGCAAGGTGCTATTAACAAATATATGATTTACATAGCGCCAAAGGTTCTCGGTGGTCGGTTATCATTAACACCTATTGCTGGTCAAAATCCGTCTACCATGGATGAGGCATGGGATGTAGAATTTTCTTCGTTTGAGCAGGTAGGGCAAGATTTACGTATTATTGCGTATCCAAAGAAAGGTGAAGAAAAGTGA